From a region of the Candidatus Brocadia sp. genome:
- a CDS encoding cobyric acid synthase has product MIQGTGSHVGKSILTCALCRILKQDGYRVAPFKAQNMALNSFVTKDGREMGRAQVAQAEAAGIEPMVEMNPILLKPTGDCGSQVIIMGRPIGNMTAREYYQKKGEFVSIIREAYDTLRNQFDVIVIEGAGSPAEINLKDGDIVNMGMAEMASAPVLLVTDIDRGGAFAWIVGTLELLTESERNRVVGVIFNKFRGDKNILKPGLDMLEERIRKPIVGVIPYLHQLNIDDEDSVSLENISSKKADVPHNNTVDIAVIKLPRISNFTDFAILHHEEGIKIRFVDGACDVGNPDLLIIPGTKNTIDDLLFLVSQGIADEMVRLSKRGVMIMGICGGYQMLGRYIHDPYHVESSNDGIQGLGLLNTVTTFAREKQTFQVKACMLGHENLFRVDDEITGYEIHMGETTYNGHNFVRPFARITERAGKRVDILDGCVSVDGNIVGTYIHGVFDNDGFRFQLIQHLRKKKGQIPSYDVPLEFKRIKEQKYNKLAEIVRENIDMNMIYKMVTI; this is encoded by the coding sequence ATGATACAGGGTACGGGTTCGCACGTGGGCAAGAGTATCCTGACCTGCGCCCTCTGCCGCATCCTGAAACAGGACGGTTACCGGGTTGCCCCGTTTAAGGCCCAGAATATGGCCTTGAATTCCTTTGTGACAAAAGACGGAAGGGAAATGGGACGGGCGCAGGTGGCGCAGGCTGAGGCCGCCGGAATCGAACCCATGGTAGAGATGAACCCCATACTCCTTAAACCTACGGGGGACTGCGGCTCACAGGTCATTATTATGGGCAGGCCCATAGGGAATATGACTGCCAGGGAGTATTATCAGAAGAAGGGCGAATTCGTTTCCATCATAAGAGAAGCCTACGATACCTTGCGAAACCAATTTGATGTGATTGTTATTGAGGGGGCAGGCAGCCCGGCGGAGATAAATCTGAAGGACGGTGATATCGTCAATATGGGGATGGCAGAGATGGCTTCTGCTCCTGTATTGCTGGTTACCGATATTGATCGTGGCGGGGCTTTTGCCTGGATTGTGGGAACGCTTGAATTACTAACCGAAAGTGAAAGGAACCGGGTGGTAGGTGTCATATTCAACAAATTCCGGGGAGACAAGAATATCCTGAAGCCTGGACTGGATATGCTGGAAGAACGCATCCGGAAACCCATCGTAGGAGTAATACCATACCTGCATCAGTTGAATATCGACGATGAGGATTCCGTTTCTCTCGAAAATATAAGCAGCAAAAAGGCAGATGTTCCGCATAATAACACGGTGGATATTGCAGTAATTAAATTGCCTCGCATATCAAACTTTACGGATTTTGCGATACTTCATCACGAGGAGGGCATAAAAATTCGTTTCGTCGACGGGGCATGTGATGTTGGAAACCCCGACTTGCTTATCATCCCCGGCACAAAAAATACGATAGATGACCTGCTGTTTCTTGTGAGTCAGGGCATAGCAGATGAAATGGTGAGACTGTCAAAGCGGGGTGTTATGATCATGGGTATCTGTGGTGGATACCAGATGCTGGGACGGTACATTCACGACCCGTATCATGTAGAATCATCAAACGATGGTATCCAGGGTTTAGGTTTATTGAATACCGTGACTACCTTTGCCAGGGAGAAACAGACCTTTCAGGTCAAGGCATGCATGCTGGGTCATGAAAATCTGTTTCGTGTGGATGATGAGATCACGGGATATGAGATTCATATGGGAGAAACAACGTATAACGGTCATAATTTTGTCAGACCCTTTGCAAGGATTACCGAACGGGCAGGCAAGAGGGTAGATATCCTGGACGGCTGTGTTTCTGTCGATGGCAACATCGTCGGCACGTATATCCATGGCGTTTTCGACAATGATGGCTTTCGTTTTCAACTCATTCAACACCTGAGAAAGAAAAAGGGACAAATACCCTCGTATGATGTTCCTTTGGAATTCAAGAGAATAAAAGAGCAGAAATACAACAAACTCGCAGAGATTGTCCGGGAAAATATTGATATGAACATGATTTACAAAATGGTAACAATTTAA